One Cryobacterium psychrophilum DNA segment encodes these proteins:
- a CDS encoding TRAP transporter small permease, which translates to MTDELMTPDQPDELEKSSRLVFVLVTTERVVASLALLVTLVLVLLQVTSRYVFQAPLSWTEETARFTLVWLAFVSAGFVMARRGHISVDLLVDKLGLKSKRVVNGFAISVVLITSVVMTWAGVQLALATVGLKSPAAGISTSLLYLAVAVGFLLIFVHGVLNTVFDLRRRGKPKLKSTDGEIGEAA; encoded by the coding sequence ATGACCGATGAACTCATGACTCCGGATCAACCTGACGAGCTCGAGAAGTCGAGTCGTCTGGTGTTCGTCTTAGTGACGACAGAGCGGGTGGTGGCTTCCCTGGCACTGCTGGTCACCCTGGTTCTTGTCCTGCTGCAGGTGACCAGCCGATACGTCTTCCAGGCGCCGCTGAGTTGGACCGAGGAGACCGCCCGTTTCACGCTGGTCTGGCTCGCCTTCGTTAGCGCCGGTTTCGTCATGGCACGACGAGGGCATATCTCCGTCGATCTGCTGGTCGACAAACTCGGATTGAAGTCGAAGCGCGTGGTCAACGGCTTTGCGATAAGTGTCGTACTGATCACTTCTGTGGTCATGACTTGGGCAGGTGTCCAGCTCGCGCTCGCGACGGTAGGCCTTAAGTCGCCCGCGGCAGGTATTTCGACGAGTTTGCTCTACCTGGCCGTTGCTGTCGGATTTCTGCTGATCTTCGTTCACGGCGTGCTGAATACTGTGTTCGATCTGCGTCGCAGGGGAAAACCAAAACTCAAGTCCACTGACGGAGAGATCGGAGAAGCAGCATGA